From the genome of Plectropomus leopardus isolate mb chromosome 13, YSFRI_Pleo_2.0, whole genome shotgun sequence, one region includes:
- the jhy gene encoding jhy protein homolog, whose product MDKEPKHEEMCQVLNTGQEKHPSLGQAVLANLWDSVESDTESLAQERAYQQQLQKRIGYHNQNKHILTQQENTDSFQQGDGENKNASDDKTEDLQVYDSLDVAADPHAERNPTLVHTEYLDTQIADREGSSQLLSDDGYSDLRYEPNWKTNLRGAGCLNESPHSSIEEYYQVPKKQSSQSCGEEQGLVIKGGYRYIVDTSPAVIVTPHMAGNEPNQPYRLHLQDDQTNSETSPHNHALQRTSPEADHLQPPAFSTKTESDKSSQKGLRDKHEYSCDSTGDNVSRSPGLTEDVRAISIQEFKTYQQQELRQGGSTQNQQMGTFPKVSLSKKPEKPTEDIVERNKLTLGRNKSKRGSYVHMHAPKQETPNKVTQISKGKKVRQKEHPSPSQQQQYPAGVVRAERGDCLSSPSETPAAISQPNPQKMTPSQPLVPAVHPNIQLNSLSQLLPFIQQRGQDDIINLASLHGYTDWSPVPEPEPALSPGCQQMNPGKSRKGLKAHFHHQNLEGSPKQWQRTTMLKGLLSSEEGDQMWSPNEVHTKQFHKNLPRTPTTPSSLGSGGYTVLPPIRPSLTGEESDLSPGQSVNTAIHRSSSDGYLVQMQKQKQLRARVTYKAYSLKDYKQLKSDINLRGLGPDYTAIEKTAEKMKRQKLYSNVIREQNKKIRRIPFLLAKDLEGNDKKVPRIKALEYAKTIAKPPVQSQPKQRQKDQSEDFIEHTPYTEDLGNSQLEILRKRHEQEKQAVAHLRKVHAV is encoded by the exons ATGGATAAAGAACCCAAACATGAAGAGATGTGTCAAGTGTTGAACACTGGTCAAGAGAAGCATCCTTCTCTGGGACAAGCAGTTCTGGCCAACCTGTGGGACTCTGTGGAGTCGGACACAGAGAGCTTGGCCCAGGAGAGAGCTTACCAACAGCAGCTGCAAAAACGCATTGGCTACCACAACCAAAACAAGCACATACTGACACAACAGGAGAACACTGACAGCTTCCAGCAGGGAGatggtgaaaataaaaatgcaagtgATGATAAAACTGAAGATCTGCAGGTTTATGATAGCCTTGATGTAGCAGCAGACCCCCATGCCGAAAGGAACCCCACCCTGGTACACACTGAATATTTGGACACACAAATAGCTGACAGAGAAGGATCAAG CCAGCTGCTTAGTGATGATGGCTATTCTGACCTACGCTATGAACCTAACTGGAAGACCAACCTAAGGGGAGCTGGCTGCCTTAATGAGAGTCCACACAGTTCAATTGAGGAATATTACCAAGTCCCTAAAAAGCAGTCCAGTCAGTCATGTGGTGAAGAACAAGGACTTGTAATAAAAGGAGGATACAGATACATCGTTGACACAAGTCCAGCTGTCATAGTGACTCCTCACATGGCTGGCAATGAGCCCAACCAGCCATACCGCTTACACCTACAAGATGATCAGACCAACTCAGAAACATCTCCCCACAACCATGCTTTACAACGTACATCACCAGAGGCTGACCACTTACAGCCACCAGCCTTCTCCACTAAAACTGAAAGTGACAAAAGCTCCCAGAAAGGACTCAGAGATAAGCATGAATATAGCTGTGACAGCACTGGGGATAATGTTAGCAGATCTCCTGGGCTGACAGAGGATGTACGTGCTATATCCATCCAAGAATTTAAGACCTACCAACAGCAAGAACTGAGACAAGGAGGGTCCACTCAGAACCAGCAAATGGGCACATTTCCTAAGGTTTCATTGAGCAAAAAGCCAGAAAAACCAACAGAGGACATAGTGGAACGCAACAAATTAACCCTGGGGCGCAACAAATCCAAACGTGGCTCCTATGTGCATATGCATGCACCTAAGCAGGAAACGCCTAATAAG GTCACCCAGATCAGCAAAGGGAAGAAAGTGCGGCAGAAAGAGCACCCCAGCCCCTCTCAACAGCAGCAGTACCCTGCTGGGGTAGTCAGAGCTGAACGGGGAGACTGTCTGAGCTCCCCATCGGAAACACCAGCTGCTATCAGTCAGCCCAACCCTCAAAAGATGACCCCATCACAGCCTTTGGTCCCCGCCGTTCACCCAAACATCCAGCTCAACTCCTTATCCCAGCTCCTTCCGTTCATCCAGCAGAGGGGCCAGGATGACATCATTAACTTAGCATCTCTTCATGGTTATACTGATTGGAGCCCCGtccctgaacctgaacctgccTTGTCcccgggatgtcaacaaatgaacCCAGGAAAATCTCGGAAAGGGTTAAAGGCACATTTTCACCACCAAAACCTGGAGGGTAGCCCCAAACAATGGCAAAG gaCAACTATGCTAAAAGGGCTATTATCCAGTGAAGAAGGGGATCAGATGTGGAGTCCAAATGAGGTTCACACTAAACAATTCCACAAAAACCTTCCCAGGACACCCACCACCCCTTCGTCACTGGGCTCAGGTGGCTACACAGTTCTGCCCCCTATACGACCATCACTGACAGGGGAAGAGTCTGACCTGAGCCCTGGTCAGAGTGTGAACACAGCCATTCACAGAAGCAGCTCTGACGGCTACCTGGTTCAGATGCAGAAACAGAAGCAGCTGAGGGCAAGGGTCACTTACAAG gcaTACAGTCTTAAAGACTACAAGCAGCTAAAGTCTGATATAAATCTGCGAGGTCTTGGACCTGACTACACAGCCATTGAAAAGAC TGCTGAGAAAATGAAACGACAGAAGTTGTATTCAAATGTGATCCGCGAGCAGAACAAAAAGATAAGGAGGATTCCCTTTCTACTGGCCAAGGACCTGGAAGGCAATGACAAGAAAGTTCCCAGGATAAAG GCCTTGGAATATGCTAAGACTATCGCTAAACCCCCAGTACAGTCTCAaccaaaacagagacagaaagaccaATCCGAGGACTTCATTGAGCACACTCCATACACAGAGGATTTGGGCAACTCCCAGCTGGAGATCCTCAGAAAACGGCATGAACAAGAAAAGCAGGCTGTGGCACACTTAAGAAAAGTACACGCTGTCTGA